From a single Lolium rigidum isolate FL_2022 chromosome 7, APGP_CSIRO_Lrig_0.1, whole genome shotgun sequence genomic region:
- the LOC124679158 gene encoding uncharacterized protein LOC124679158 — protein sequence MEACAATPVRRPAHPSPSSPTPSPSSLRQWRPAAQRNLRNQWSRMLAAKARWLAAAADGRSHASALVNAHLSRSYMPGMDLGVLKDMPGIRDRASAKLAHKEVQCCEMLLSTYKEMVLAMSDLVKASRAMRCFSKISSSSPLVWFTDSQDDLNDSGDGGGAPVFKWISISEFEDLAQELVQMFASELQLKRLIVLEFLSINLKEGPDPSLEWSDELYDGELHKFLITELRPGDSCPLPENWRADVLQARLPDHTPAHEVLQVYLTSWLANVNIKMSRIEKIFELVGEEMQTRLC from the exons ATGGAGGCGTGCGCAGCCACTCCAGTTCGCCGCCCTGCCCACCCGTCCCCGTCCTCCCCAACCCCGTCGCCCTCGTCGCTGCGCcagtggcggccggcggcgcagCGCAACCTGCGCAACCAGTGGTCGCGCATGCTCGCCGCCAAGGCCCGgtggctggccgccgccgccgacggacgCTCGCACGCATCCGCGCTCGTCAACGCCCACCTCTCCCGCAG TTACATGCCTGGGATGGATTTGGGGGTGCTCAAGGACATGCCGGGGATCCGCGACAGGGCGAGCGCCAAGTTGGCACACAAGGAG GTGCAATGCTGCGAGATGCTTCTATCAACCTACAAGGAGATG GTCCTTGCCATGTCCGACTTGGTTAAAGCTTCTCGAGCCATGCGGTGTTTTTCCAAAATATCTTCCAGTAGCCCACTAGTCTGGTTTACCGACTCCCAAGATGATTTGAATGATTCAGGGGATGGTGGAGGAGCTCCAGTATTCAAATGGATCTCCATCTCAGAATTCG AGGATCTTGCTCAAGAGCTTGTTCAGATGTTTGCTTCGGAGTTACAGTTGAAG AGACTGATTGTCTTGGAATTCCTATCGATCAACCTAAAGGAAGGTCCAGATCCTTCACTAGAATGGTCAGATGAGCTATATGACGGGGAATTGCACAAATTTCTAATTACTGAGCTTCGGCCTGGAGACAGTTGCCCATTGCCTGAAAACTGGAGGGCTGATGTCTTGCAGGCACGGCTACCTGACCATACTCCAGCGCATGAGGTTTTGCAG GTTTATTTAACCTCTTGGCTTGCTAATGTGAATATCAAGATGAGTAG AATTGAAAAAATATTCGAGCTTGTTGGGGAAGAGATGCAAACCAGACTGTGTTGA